A genomic region of Streptosporangium lutulentum contains the following coding sequences:
- a CDS encoding copper resistance CopC family protein, whose protein sequence is MLVVLTAALWPVTAAQAHDVLKSSNPAKGAKVTDVSEVTLEFERAVKFPKVAVLNTSGERFQAGEAELRGKKVVQKLSGMLPAGKYTIGFRVISSDGHPRTGEIPFTVIASASPTPTPSAAVSEASGTPTAGSPVPSAEPVEPTLIPQANETGGSAGGGSSVFLWVVVGLIAVMAVFSAVISRRRRSGA, encoded by the coding sequence TTGCTTGTCGTTCTCACCGCGGCGTTGTGGCCGGTGACGGCGGCCCAAGCGCATGACGTGTTGAAATCGAGCAACCCGGCCAAGGGGGCCAAGGTCACCGACGTCAGCGAAGTGACGCTGGAGTTCGAACGGGCGGTGAAGTTCCCGAAGGTGGCCGTGCTGAACACCTCGGGCGAGCGGTTTCAGGCCGGTGAGGCTGAACTGCGGGGCAAGAAGGTCGTCCAAAAGTTGTCCGGGATGCTTCCCGCGGGCAAGTACACGATCGGTTTTCGGGTGATCTCCTCCGACGGACATCCCCGCACCGGCGAGATCCCTTTCACCGTGATCGCCTCGGCGTCCCCCACGCCTACCCCGAGTGCGGCTGTCTCGGAGGCGTCCGGCACGCCCACGGCCGGTTCTCCCGTGCCGAGCGCCGAGCCCGTCGAGCCGACCCTGATCCCTCAGGCGAACGAGACCGGCGGGTCGGCAGGCGGGGGCTCCTCGGTGTTCCTCTGGGTGGTCGTCGGCCTTATCGCCGTCATGGCGGTGTTCAGCGCCGTCATCAGCCGGCGTCGCCGTTCGGGCGCATGA
- a CDS encoding SRPBCC family protein — protein sequence MLGTLKPTDDGRFALRFERRFRHPQAKVWRAITETDQLRAWFVQILDYDRLRFDLGPGARLVFVPKAEHEAMGIGYGQVTRFDPPNLLEYTWDSEKLRWELEPDGDAACRMVFTNIFDDRDSGVSLGAGWHAGLDLLEASLDGRETNQPAWESPQADYERTLG from the coding sequence ATGCTCGGCACGTTGAAGCCAACCGATGACGGCCGGTTCGCCCTGAGATTCGAGCGCAGGTTCCGCCACCCGCAGGCAAAGGTCTGGCGCGCGATCACCGAGACCGATCAGCTACGCGCGTGGTTCGTGCAGATCCTCGATTACGACAGGCTCCGGTTCGATCTTGGGCCAGGCGCCCGGCTCGTCTTCGTCCCGAAGGCGGAGCACGAGGCGATGGGCATCGGCTACGGCCAGGTCACCCGGTTCGATCCGCCGAACCTCCTGGAGTACACCTGGGACTCCGAGAAGCTTCGATGGGAGCTGGAACCCGATGGCGACGCCGCCTGTCGCATGGTGTTCACGAACATCTTCGACGATCGCGATTCGGGGGTCTCACTGGGCGCCGGCTGGCATGCCGGGCTGGATCTCCTGGAGGCGTCGCTGGACGGCCGAGAAACGAACCAACCGGCATGGGAGTCTCCGCAGGCCGACTACGAGCGCACCCTCGGCTGA
- a CDS encoding cation diffusion facilitator family transporter, whose translation MAEHGHGHGHGVSAEADRRYLTGALALIVGFMAVEVVIGFLAQSLALISDAGHMLTDAIAIVFALIAMRIAARPPQGGFTYGLKRAEIISAQINGITLLLLSAYFIVEGIRRLIVPSEVEGLYVVVTGLAGIVVNLAATWLLSRANRSSLNVEGAYQHILNDLFAFIATTIAGAVIWLTGWGRADAIAALVVAALMLKAGWGLVRDAGRVFMEAAPVGMNPAEIGARTAALEHVVEVHDLHIWEVTSGYAALSAHVLVTPGADCHAIRLAAERMFHDTYGIGHTTLQVDHTSSEALTIDGADAHCRDPHGPTHHGGATTSAGPLAGHADHEEPGDTAHPPQDPA comes from the coding sequence ATGGCTGAGCACGGACACGGGCACGGGCACGGGGTGAGCGCCGAGGCCGACCGCCGCTACCTCACCGGAGCACTGGCGCTGATCGTCGGATTCATGGCCGTCGAGGTCGTCATCGGTTTCCTCGCCCAGTCTCTGGCGCTGATCTCCGACGCCGGGCACATGCTCACCGACGCCATCGCCATCGTCTTCGCGTTGATCGCCATGCGCATCGCCGCCCGGCCGCCACAGGGCGGTTTCACCTACGGGCTCAAACGTGCTGAGATCATCTCCGCGCAGATCAACGGCATCACCCTGCTGCTGCTCAGTGCTTACTTCATCGTCGAGGGCATCCGCCGCCTGATCGTGCCTTCCGAGGTGGAAGGCCTGTATGTGGTGGTGACCGGCCTGGCCGGAATCGTCGTCAACCTGGCCGCCACCTGGCTGCTGTCTCGGGCCAATCGCTCCAGCCTCAACGTCGAAGGCGCCTACCAGCACATCCTCAACGACCTGTTCGCCTTCATCGCCACCACGATCGCCGGAGCCGTCATCTGGCTCACCGGCTGGGGCAGGGCCGACGCGATCGCCGCCCTCGTCGTCGCCGCGTTGATGCTCAAGGCCGGCTGGGGACTGGTCCGCGACGCGGGCCGGGTCTTCATGGAGGCCGCTCCCGTGGGCATGAACCCCGCCGAGATCGGCGCCAGGACCGCCGCTCTGGAGCACGTCGTCGAGGTGCACGACCTGCACATCTGGGAGGTCACCTCCGGCTACGCCGCGCTGTCGGCGCACGTCCTGGTCACCCCCGGCGCCGACTGCCACGCGATACGCCTGGCCGCCGAGCGGATGTTCCACGACACCTACGGCATCGGGCACACCACCTTGCAGGTCGACCACACCTCCTCGGAGGCGCTCACCATCGACGGCGCGGACGCCCATTGCCGCGACCCGCACGGCCCCACCCACCACGGCGGCGCCACCACTTCCGCCGGCCCGTTGGCCGGCCACGCCGATCATGAGGAGCCGGGTGATACGGCCCATCCGCCACAAGATCCGGCGTAG
- a CDS encoding ArsR/SmtB family transcription factor, whose translation METAFEVLAEPKRREILNLLRDGERLAGDLVGRLALTQPTVSKHLKVLREAGLVEVRVDAQRRWYRLRPEPLLEIDNWLAPYRHLWSDRLDALEHHLDAMPDDEPETPEGSP comes from the coding sequence ATGGAAACCGCGTTCGAGGTGCTGGCGGAGCCCAAGCGCCGCGAGATCCTCAACCTGCTCCGAGACGGTGAGCGCCTGGCCGGCGACCTGGTCGGCAGGCTCGCCCTGACGCAGCCGACGGTCTCGAAACATCTGAAGGTGCTCCGCGAAGCCGGCTTGGTCGAGGTACGCGTAGACGCACAGCGCCGGTGGTATCGGCTTCGACCCGAACCGTTGCTGGAAATCGACAATTGGCTCGCGCCGTACCGGCACCTCTGGAGCGACCGGCTCGACGCCCTCGAACATCACCTCGACGCGATGCCGGACGACGAGCCGGAGACTCCGGAGGGTTCGCCCTGA
- a CDS encoding BlaI/MecI/CopY family transcriptional regulator, with protein MRGLGDLESTVMERLWSYHRPASVRDVLEDLRREREIAYTTVMTVMDKLHKKGLLRRKAVGRAYVYETVATREAYTADLMRSSLASSGNQAATLVHFLERLTPEESVALEAALKVYPPGGRA; from the coding sequence ATGCGTGGCCTGGGAGATTTGGAGTCCACGGTCATGGAGCGCCTGTGGTCGTATCACCGGCCCGCCTCGGTCAGGGACGTGCTCGAAGATCTTCGCCGCGAGCGGGAGATCGCCTACACGACCGTGATGACGGTGATGGACAAGCTGCACAAGAAGGGCCTGCTGCGCAGGAAGGCGGTCGGCCGGGCCTACGTCTATGAGACGGTGGCCACCCGGGAGGCCTACACCGCCGACCTGATGCGCAGCAGTCTCGCCTCCAGCGGCAATCAGGCGGCCACGCTGGTGCACTTCCTGGAGCGGCTGACCCCGGAGGAGTCGGTCGCGCTGGAGGCCGCGCTCAAGGTGTATCCGCCCGGCGGCCGCGCATGA
- a CDS encoding ArsR/SmtB family transcription factor, protein MAARPDDCFPSAMDAERVQSVRRALPTKQTVHELAQVFALLADPGRLRLTAALLHAEEMCVRDLAAATGQSTSATSHALRLLRLHHVVQVRRTGRLAHYRLADSHMRMLFDLAITHIGHVTDPRRGERNDG, encoded by the coding sequence GTGGCTGCCCGTCCCGATGACTGCTTCCCCTCGGCCATGGACGCCGAACGGGTGCAGAGCGTCCGCCGGGCACTACCGACCAAACAAACGGTGCACGAGCTCGCGCAGGTCTTCGCGCTGCTGGCCGATCCCGGAAGGCTGCGGCTGACGGCCGCCCTGCTGCACGCGGAGGAGATGTGTGTACGCGACCTGGCCGCGGCCACCGGCCAAAGCACCTCGGCCACCTCACACGCGCTGCGACTGCTGCGCCTGCACCACGTGGTCCAGGTCCGCCGGACCGGGCGACTGGCGCACTACCGGCTGGCCGACTCCCACATGCGGATGCTGTTCGACCTGGCGATCACTCACATCGGGCATGTCACCGACCCTCGTCGAGGAGAGCGAAACGATGGCTGA
- a CDS encoding M56 family metallopeptidase: MIVWLVAAAAALVPLLLGGQAAERLAGADWTRRCPRAALVMWQAIGLAGGTGAIGVGLVAAVAPLAAVFPHGAHTLIRQILDGRGLDGLGPAHIAALVWSVSLIGWLSLHTVRIAVRTVRAQSRQRLLVDVTADLGVIHGAYVLPGARPMAYCIPGRRARIVLSAGTLELLGAEELEAVLSHERAHATGRHDLLLLPFLALAHAFPWLPAATTARQVVPVLLEMLADDQARRAHGDLPLARALVRMAAPVTGPTAVGSLALADTAVVDRVERLLGRRQRPGWVPAVAYCAAGLLLSGPLAVLIAPVLCITVWPT, from the coding sequence GTGATCGTCTGGCTGGTCGCGGCGGCTGCGGCGTTGGTGCCCCTGCTGCTCGGAGGCCAGGCCGCCGAACGGCTGGCGGGCGCCGACTGGACGCGCAGGTGTCCCCGCGCCGCGCTGGTCATGTGGCAGGCGATCGGCCTGGCCGGCGGAACCGGGGCGATCGGCGTCGGCCTGGTGGCCGCGGTGGCGCCGCTCGCGGCGGTCTTTCCGCACGGCGCGCACACCCTCATTCGCCAGATCCTCGACGGCCGGGGGCTGGACGGCCTGGGACCGGCGCACATCGCCGCGCTGGTATGGAGTGTCAGCTTGATCGGCTGGTTGTCGCTGCATACCGTACGGATCGCGGTGCGCACGGTTCGAGCGCAGAGCAGGCAGCGGCTGTTAGTGGACGTCACGGCCGACCTTGGCGTGATCCACGGCGCCTATGTGTTGCCCGGCGCCCGTCCGATGGCCTACTGCATCCCCGGCCGTCGCGCCCGCATCGTGCTCAGCGCCGGCACGCTGGAGCTTCTCGGCGCCGAGGAGCTTGAGGCGGTGCTCAGCCACGAGCGGGCACACGCCACGGGGCGTCACGACCTGCTGCTGCTTCCCTTCCTGGCGCTCGCGCACGCCTTCCCCTGGCTTCCCGCCGCGACCACGGCCCGTCAGGTCGTTCCCGTGCTGCTGGAGATGCTGGCCGATGACCAGGCCCGTCGCGCCCACGGAGATCTGCCGTTGGCCCGGGCGCTGGTGCGGATGGCCGCCCCGGTGACAGGTCCCACCGCGGTGGGGAGTCTGGCCCTGGCCGATACGGCGGTCGTGGATCGCGTGGAGCGGCTTTTGGGGCGACGGCAGCGGCCAGGCTGGGTGCCGGCCGTTGCCTACTGCGCCGCCGGCCTGCTCCTGAGCGGGCCGTTGGCCGTGCTGATCGCGCCTGTGCTGTGCATCACCGTCTGGCCGACCTGA
- a CDS encoding response regulator, with the protein MTIRVLIADDQEQIRFAFRTILGAAPDIEVVGQAADGVEALDSTRRLRPDVVIADIRMPRMDGLELTRILCSPGAPVSARVVVVTTYDLDAYVHTALRHGACGFLLKHSGSGLLIEAVRAAMAGDALISPSVTVRLLRELSGRHEEPGRAQPLTDRELDIVSLVADGRTNAEIGAELYITAGTVKTHLAHIQRKLGARNRVGIAAWAWETGHRRPGH; encoded by the coding sequence GTGACCATCCGGGTACTCATCGCCGACGATCAGGAGCAGATCAGGTTCGCGTTCCGCACCATTCTCGGCGCCGCGCCGGACATCGAGGTGGTCGGCCAGGCCGCCGACGGCGTCGAAGCCCTGGATTCGACCAGGCGGCTCCGGCCCGACGTGGTGATCGCCGACATCCGGATGCCGCGGATGGACGGGCTGGAACTGACCCGGATCCTCTGCTCCCCCGGCGCGCCGGTCAGCGCGCGCGTCGTCGTGGTCACCACCTACGACCTGGACGCCTACGTGCACACCGCGCTGCGCCACGGCGCCTGCGGCTTCCTGCTCAAGCACTCGGGTTCCGGGCTGCTGATCGAGGCGGTGCGTGCCGCGATGGCCGGCGACGCCCTGATCAGCCCGTCGGTGACCGTACGGCTGCTGCGTGAGCTGTCCGGCCGACACGAGGAGCCGGGCCGGGCGCAGCCGCTGACCGACCGGGAGCTGGACATCGTCTCCCTGGTCGCCGACGGTCGGACCAACGCGGAGATCGGCGCCGAGCTGTACATCACCGCCGGGACCGTCAAGACCCATCTGGCCCACATCCAGCGCAAGCTCGGCGCGCGCAACCGGGTCGGCATCGCCGCGTGGGCCTGGGAGACCGGCCACCGGCGACCCGGGCACTGA
- a CDS encoding SH3 domain-containing protein: MIAKQTTTPVTACVIASGPILTALPAHATTRPVTLDGRPAPTCAYRLTHARRAGFLNVRSGAGLRFRQIGRLRVADGRLPRARAPIKGWIKVKAADDKHDWASAHYLRKITK, encoded by the coding sequence ATGATCGCGAAGCAGACCACCACCCCTGTCACCGCGTGTGTCATCGCGAGCGGGCCCATCCTGACCGCCCTGCCCGCCCACGCGACCACTCGTCCTGTCACCCTGGACGGCCGGCCGGCACCGACCTGCGCCTACCGGCTCACTCACGCGAGGCGCGCCGGCTTCCTCAACGTCCGATCCGGCGCCGGGCTGCGTTTTCGCCAGATCGGCAGGCTGCGGGTGGCCGACGGCCGACTCCCCCGCGCCCGCGCGCCGATTAAAGGCTGGATCAAGGTCAAGGCCGCCGACGACAAACACGACTGGGCCTCGGCGCACTACCTGCGCAAGATCACCAAGTAG
- a CDS encoding vitamin K epoxide reductase family protein has protein sequence MTTVKTGHPATAVEISPSSSIVTRSLPFVLTIGGGLGLLAAFLLTIERLRLAADPAYVPTCSINPILSCGSVMKTAQASVFGFPNPLLGIAAFSVVTTVGMALLAGARFRTWFWYGLQAGALAGVVFVHWLIFQSLYTIGALCPYCMLVWIATIPVFWYVTLANLHTGRIRLPRGAHRAAAAATRYHTSVLMVWMLAIVGLILQRFWSYWITLL, from the coding sequence GTGACCACCGTGAAGACCGGCCACCCCGCAACCGCCGTCGAGATCTCGCCGTCGTCGTCGATCGTCACCCGATCGCTGCCGTTCGTGCTGACGATCGGCGGCGGCCTCGGCCTCCTGGCGGCGTTCCTGCTGACGATCGAGCGCCTGCGCCTGGCCGCCGACCCCGCCTACGTCCCCACCTGCAGCATCAACCCGATCCTCAGCTGCGGATCGGTCATGAAGACCGCGCAGGCCTCCGTCTTCGGCTTTCCCAACCCGTTGCTGGGCATCGCGGCGTTCTCCGTCGTGACGACGGTGGGTATGGCCCTGCTGGCGGGAGCCCGCTTCCGGACCTGGTTCTGGTACGGCCTGCAGGCGGGCGCCCTGGCCGGTGTCGTCTTCGTCCACTGGCTGATCTTCCAGAGCCTGTACACGATCGGCGCCCTGTGCCCGTACTGCATGCTCGTGTGGATCGCGACGATCCCCGTCTTCTGGTACGTCACGCTCGCCAACCTGCACACCGGCCGCATCCGGCTGCCGCGCGGCGCGCACCGGGCCGCCGCGGCGGCGACCCGGTATCACACGAGCGTGCTCATGGTGTGGATGCTCGCCATCGTCGGCCTCATCCTGCAGCGCTTCTGGTCCTACTGGATCACGCTGCTCTGA
- a CDS encoding DsbA family protein, protein MTTNLKITFGIAAVVAAIVAMIAVFGDFGARPIESAADTTAGRSAPTDVLVRPDSHTLSTAADGKVTLVEFLDFECEACGAVFPHMERIRAEYDGRITLVVRYFPLPGHRNGELAARVAEAAGKQDRFEAMYAKLFETQRQWGEASESKEAFFVDLAKQVGLDMTAFQADLAAPATAQRVKKDQDDGQSLGIQGTPTIFFNGAQLTEEPSYDNLKAKIDAALAS, encoded by the coding sequence ATGACGACGAACTTGAAGATAACCTTCGGCATCGCCGCGGTTGTGGCGGCGATCGTCGCGATGATCGCTGTCTTCGGTGATTTCGGAGCGCGACCCATCGAGTCCGCCGCCGATACGACCGCAGGACGGAGCGCTCCCACTGATGTGCTGGTACGCCCCGACAGTCACACGCTGTCCACCGCGGCCGACGGCAAGGTCACCCTGGTGGAGTTCCTCGACTTCGAATGTGAGGCCTGTGGCGCGGTCTTCCCCCACATGGAGCGCATCCGCGCCGAGTACGACGGGCGGATCACCCTCGTGGTGCGCTACTTCCCGCTGCCGGGCCACCGCAACGGCGAGCTGGCCGCACGCGTCGCCGAGGCCGCCGGCAAGCAGGACAGGTTCGAGGCCATGTACGCCAAGCTGTTCGAGACCCAGAGGCAGTGGGGCGAGGCCTCCGAATCCAAGGAGGCGTTCTTCGTCGACCTGGCCAAGCAGGTGGGTCTGGACATGACCGCCTTCCAGGCCGATCTCGCCGCCCCGGCGACCGCGCAGCGGGTGAAGAAGGATCAGGACGACGGGCAGTCACTCGGCATCCAGGGCACACCCACGATCTTCTTCAACGGCGCCCAGCTGACCGAGGAGCCCAGCTACGACAACCTGAAGGCCAAGATCGACGCAGCCCTCGCCTCGTGA
- a CDS encoding C40 family peptidase: MPVRVGRIPVAAGLVIAALLLPLDGAIAEPQPTIAQARAKLEKLNDQAGKVVDRYNLANERWKKAKKNYEELNEVYNRQRKTVDGLRRDLVTMAVSTYQYGGSSLGEGFVANGDPQSLLRGMAASNQISAGHAQALRSFDAATRALKLQHGKAKDALADADRARDTLAPERDKARRLVAEQTKLLRRLGTFRAGDPNSPGVVYTGSASGNARLALQFAYAQIGKPYQWGGEGPGSYDCSGLTQSSWAKAGVGLPRTTYEQWSWGAGRRVPLDLNQLQPGDLLFSKGLGHMGMYAGNGKMVHAPRTGDIIKVVDLDDYWWGRLLGAIRP; the protein is encoded by the coding sequence ATGCCGGTGAGAGTCGGACGGATACCTGTGGCGGCGGGACTCGTGATCGCCGCCCTGCTGTTACCTCTCGACGGAGCGATCGCCGAACCGCAGCCCACCATCGCTCAGGCCAGGGCGAAGCTGGAAAAGCTCAACGACCAGGCAGGCAAGGTCGTCGACCGCTACAACCTGGCCAACGAGCGGTGGAAGAAAGCCAAGAAAAACTATGAGGAGCTGAACGAGGTCTACAACCGGCAGCGCAAAACGGTCGACGGCTTGCGCCGCGACCTCGTCACGATGGCGGTCAGCACCTACCAGTACGGCGGCTCGTCCCTCGGGGAGGGGTTCGTGGCCAACGGTGATCCTCAATCCCTCCTGAGGGGCATGGCCGCGAGCAACCAGATATCGGCCGGACACGCGCAGGCGCTACGTAGCTTCGACGCCGCGACCCGGGCTCTCAAGCTGCAGCACGGCAAGGCCAAGGATGCCCTGGCCGACGCCGACCGGGCCCGCGACACCCTGGCTCCGGAAAGGGACAAGGCCAGGCGCCTGGTCGCCGAGCAGACGAAACTGCTGCGCCGGCTGGGGACCTTCCGCGCCGGCGACCCCAACAGCCCCGGCGTCGTCTACACCGGCTCCGCCTCCGGCAACGCGAGGCTCGCCCTGCAGTTCGCCTACGCGCAGATCGGCAAGCCGTACCAGTGGGGCGGTGAGGGACCGGGATCGTACGACTGCTCAGGACTGACCCAAAGCTCCTGGGCCAAAGCCGGAGTCGGCCTCCCCCGCACCACCTACGAACAGTGGAGCTGGGGGGCCGGCAGGCGAGTGCCGCTGGACCTGAACCAGTTGCAACCCGGTGATCTGCTTTTCAGCAAGGGTCTGGGCCACATGGGCATGTACGCGGGCAACGGCAAGATGGTGCACGCCCCGCGGACCGGCGACATCATCAAGGTGGTCGACCTCGACGACTACTGGTGGGGACGCCTCCTCGGCGCCATCCGCCCCTGA
- a CDS encoding BlaI/MecI/CopY family transcriptional regulator, translated as MRLGNLERSIMEALWNHPEGMLAQDLADVLPSTPAVTTVLTVLVRLSRKGLVTRERTGRAHLYRANDGKDVFVAEAMREVLDGAGDVEAAVSRFVGSVSPQVAAALRDALNSRDLG; from the coding sequence GTGCGGCTCGGCAACCTGGAACGTTCGATCATGGAAGCGTTGTGGAACCACCCCGAGGGCATGCTCGCCCAGGACCTGGCCGATGTTCTGCCCTCGACGCCCGCGGTCACAACCGTGCTGACCGTGCTGGTGCGGCTGTCGCGTAAGGGTTTGGTCACGCGTGAACGCACCGGTCGCGCCCATCTGTATCGCGCCAATGACGGCAAGGACGTCTTCGTCGCCGAGGCCATGCGTGAGGTGCTCGACGGCGCCGGCGATGTGGAGGCCGCGGTCAGCCGTTTCGTCGGCAGCGTGTCGCCGCAGGTGGCCGCCGCGCTGCGAGACGCACTCAACAGCCGTGACCTGGGCTGA
- a CDS encoding M56 family metallopeptidase: MTAAVLALYAVVAVVAVPGLLNRGEWTERAPRLAICVWLAACVSVIASAVFSVLAVAIPANVIGHGLAEVFQACATMLFDGAILTSPVVRAALVGAALIAARITYCGAVIVVGARGERRRHADMLNLLGRHDSELDAVVLDHDEAAAYCLPGRKGRAVITTAALRSLAPEQVAAVLAHERAHLRGRHHLVLATAEALCRAFPHLPLFARTRGEVVRLIELLADDVAARRHPRIHIAAALVRLATGRAPAFTLGAGGATALTRVRRMLSPAAPLRRRERLAGLAAVVFLLAGPVAVVAIPGLSSFLAHHCHNISIF, translated from the coding sequence ATGACGGCCGCCGTCCTGGCTCTGTACGCCGTGGTCGCGGTGGTCGCGGTGCCTGGGCTGCTGAACCGTGGCGAATGGACGGAGCGCGCACCCCGCCTGGCGATCTGCGTCTGGCTGGCCGCCTGCGTCTCGGTGATCGCTTCTGCGGTCTTTTCGGTGCTCGCCGTCGCGATCCCCGCCAACGTGATCGGCCACGGGCTGGCCGAGGTCTTCCAGGCATGCGCAACCATGCTCTTTGACGGTGCGATCCTCACCTCCCCCGTCGTCCGCGCCGCCCTGGTCGGGGCCGCTCTGATCGCGGCCAGGATCACCTACTGCGGGGCGGTCATCGTGGTCGGAGCACGAGGGGAACGCCGGCGGCATGCCGACATGCTCAACCTGCTCGGCCGCCACGACAGCGAGTTGGACGCGGTCGTGCTCGACCACGACGAGGCCGCCGCCTACTGCCTGCCGGGACGCAAAGGCAGGGCGGTCATCACCACCGCGGCTCTGCGATCCCTTGCTCCCGAACAGGTGGCCGCCGTTCTCGCTCACGAGCGGGCCCATCTGCGCGGACGCCACCACCTCGTCCTGGCCACCGCCGAAGCCCTCTGTCGTGCCTTTCCTCATCTGCCGCTGTTCGCCCGGACCAGGGGCGAAGTCGTCCGCCTGATCGAGCTCCTCGCCGACGACGTCGCGGCCCGCCGCCATCCCCGCATCCACATCGCCGCCGCGCTGGTACGGCTCGCCACAGGGCGAGCGCCCGCGTTCACGTTGGGCGCGGGCGGCGCGACCGCCCTCACCCGTGTCAGGCGCATGCTCAGCCCGGCGGCCCCTCTGCGGCGCCGGGAACGCCTTGCGGGGCTTGCCGCCGTCGTCTTCCTTCTCGCGGGCCCGGTGGCCGTGGTTGCGATTCCGGGCCTGAGCTCGTTCCTGGCTCACCACTGCCATAACATTTCGATCTTCTAG